Below is a genomic region from Actinomadura sp. NAK00032.
TAGAGCGCGTCGATCTCGTCGGCGAAGTCCTTCATCACGACGTTGCGCTTCACCTTCAGGCTCGGCGTCATGTGCCCGGCCTCCTCGGTGAAGTCGACGCCGAGGATGACGTACTTCTTGATCGCCTCGGCGTGGCTGACCGACTTGTTGGCCTCGGCGACCGCGCCCTCGATCTCGGCGATGAGGTCGGGGTCGCGGCGCAGGTCGTCGATCGCCATCCCCGCGGGCTTGCCGAGCCGCTCCTGCCACGGCCCGAGCGCCTCCTCGTCCAGCGTGATGAGGGCGCTGATGAACTTGCGGCCGTCGCCGACGACGAGGCACTGGCTGATCAGCGGGTGCGCGCGGAGCCGGTCCTCCAGCGGGGCGGGCGCGACGTTCTTGCCCGCCGCCGTGACGAGGATCTCCTTCTTGCGGCCGGTGATCCGCAGGAAGCCGTCCCCGTCGAGGGAGCCGAGGTCGCCGGTGTGGAACCAGCCGTCCTCCAGGGCCTCCTTGGTGGCGGCCTCGTTGTTCCAGTAGCCGCGCAGCACGTTGATGCCGCGCACGAGGACCTCGCCGTCCTCGGCGATGCGGACGTCCACGCCCGGGATCGGCCGGCCCACCGTGCCGATCTTGATGGCGGTCGGCCGGTTCACGCTGGCGGGCGCCGTCGTCTCGGTGAGGCCGTAGCCCTCCAGGATCGTGATGCCGACGCCGCGGAAGAAGTGCCCGAGGCGCTCGCCCAGCGCCGCCCCGCCCGACACCGCGTACTGCACCCGGCCGCCGACGGCGGCGCGCAGCTTCCCGTACACCAGCACGTCGAACAGCTTGTGCTTCGCCTTGAGGGCGAGCCCGGGGCGGCCCGCGTCCAGCGCCCGGCTGTAGGCGATCGCGGTCTCGGCGGCGGCCTTGAAGACCTTGCCCTTGCCGTCCGCCGCGGCCTTCTGCTCGGCGCCGTTGTAGACCTTCTCGAACACGCGCGGGACGGCGAGCAGGAACGTCGGCCGGAACGAGGCGAGGTCGGGCAGCAGGCTCGGGACGTCGCTGTGCCCGAGGACGATGCCGCCCTCGATCGTCGCGACCTGGATCAGCCGCGCGAACACGTGCGCGAGCGGCAGGAACAGCAGCGTGGAGCTGCCCTCGACGGCGACCTCGGAGATCGCGCCCTGCACCGCGTTCCGCGCGGTCGACACGAGGTTGCCGTGGGTGAGCTCGCAGCCCTTGGGACGCCCGGTGGTGCCGGAGGTGTAGACGAGCGTGGCGACGTCGGCGGCGGTGCGGGACCGGCGGCGCTCCTCGATCACGTCGTCGCCGACGTCCGCGCCGAGCCGGACGACCTCGTCGACGCCGCCCGCGTCGATCGTCCACACGTGCGCGAGGCCGGGCAGCCGGTCCCTGACCTCGGCGACGCGCCCGGCGTGCTCGGCGGTCTCGGCGAACACGGCCTTCGCGCCGGAGTCGCCGACGATCCACTCGATCTGCTCGGCGGACGACGTCTCGTAGATGGGCACCGACACGGCGCCGGCCGTCCAGACGGCGTAGTCGAGGACGGTCCACTCGTAGCGGGTCCGCGACAGCAGGCACACCCGGTCGCCGGGCTCGACGCCCGCGGCCGCGAGGCCCTTGGCGGCCGCGGCGGCCTCGGCCGCGAACTCGGCCGCGGTGACGGCGCTCCAGGCGTCCCCCGCTCCCGATCCGCTCTTGCGGCGCGCCACGATCGTGCCGGGCTGCTCGGCGGCACGGGTGAAGGGCGCGTCGGTCAGATTGGCGGAGTCGGGAACCTCCACCATCGCGGGGACGCTGAACTCGCGCACGGCCCACTCCTGTACGTCGGTGTTCCAGGTCGGCGGGAAGTCTCCGGAGGCTTCTCCGCACCCGAATGATACCCATGAGTAGGAATTTCGCCGGTTCAACGGCACGGCAAAGAACGCACCGTCGCCCGCGGCGCCCGCGGCCGCGTCGCCTACGCTGGTCCCCGGTCGTACGACGCAGGCGGTTCGGGGGAGGGCCATGTCGCTGCTGGAAGTGATCGCGCTCACCGTGGACGACGCGCGCGCGGCGGAGGAGGGCGGCGCCGACCGGCTCGAGGTCGTCGCCGACATGGCCGCCGACGGGCTCACCCCCGATCCGGACCTCGTCGCCGCGATGCGGGCCGCCACGGCGCTGCCGATGCGGGTGATGCTGCGGGCGAACGCCGGGTTCCGCACGACCGGCGCCGAGCTGGACCGGCTGCGGCGGGCCACCGCCGACCTCGCCGCCGCGGGCGCGGACGGCTTCGTGCTCGGCTTCCTCGACTCCGCCGGCCTGGTCGACGCCGCCGCGACCGGCAAGCTCGCCGCCGTCGCCGCCCCGCTGCCCTGGACGTTCCACCGCGCGCTCGACCACGCCGCCGACCCCGCCCAGGCGTGGCGGGCCGTCCGCCATCTCGGCGGCGGCCTCGACACCGTCCTGACGGCGGGCTCGCCGCGCGGCGTGGACGCCGGGGTGGACGTGCTGGTCCGGCGCGCCGCCGAGGACCCGGACGCCGCCGGGATGATCATGGCGGGGGGCGGGCTGCGCCGCAAGCACGTCGCGGTGCTCGCCGCCGCCGGCGTCACGGCGTTCCACGTCGGCACCGCCGTCCGCCCGGACGGCGCCTGGGACCTGCCCGTCGACCCGGCCCTCGTGCGGGAGTGGCGCTCGCTGGTGTCCGCCGCGACCGGCTGACCCCGCCCGACCTGCCGGGTGGTCTGTCCTATTAGAGTCGGTTCATGAGGATCCACGTGGTGAGCGACGTCCACGGCCGCGCGGACGCCCTGGCGAGCGCGGCGGACGGCGCCGACGCCCTCCTGTGCCTGGGCGACCTGATCCTGTTCATCGACTACCAGGACCACGCGCAGGGGATCTTCGCTGACCTGTTCGGCCGGGAGAACGCCGACCGCTTCATCGCGCTGCGCACCGAGAAGCGCTTCGACGACGCCCGCGCCTTCTCCCGGGGCCTGTGGGCGTCGCTGGAGGGCGACGCGTGGCCGCACATCGAGCGCGCCGTCGACCGGCAGTACGCGCAGCTGTTCGCCGCGATGCCCGCCCCCGCCTACCTGACGTACGGCAACGTCGACGTCCCCCGCATGTGGGCCGCGCACCTGCGCGACGGCCACCACGTCCTGGACGGCGAGACCACCGAGATCGGCGGGCTGCGGTTCGGGTTCGTCGGCGGCGGCCTGCGCACCGAGTACCGCACCCCCTACGAGCTGGACGAGGAGACCTTCGCCGCCAAGGTCGCGGCGCTCGGCGAGGTCGACGTGCTGTGCTCGCACATCCCGCCCGCCGTCCCCGAACTGCTCTACGACACGGTGGCGCGCCGGTTCGAGCGGGGCAGCGAGGCGATCCTGGAGCTGATCCGCCGCACGCAGCCGAGGTACGCGCTGTTCGGGCACGTCCACCAGCCGCTCGCGCGCCGGATCCGCGTCGGCCGCACCGAATGCCTGAACGTCGGGCACTTCCGGGCACGCGGCGTTCCGTACGTCCTGACGGTGTGACGGATACCGTCGTCACGACGGCGGGCCCCGGCGCGGGCCCGCGGACGGCAGGAGGGAGACGGAAATGGCCGACCGCACGCGTTCCTCCATCACGGTCAAGGCCGGCAAGGCCGAGATCATGGCGGTGATCGCCGACCTGGAGGCGTACCCGCGGTGGGCGAGCGGGATCCGCGAGTTCACCGTGCAGGAGACCGGCGAGGACGGCCGCGCGCTGCGCGGCCGGCTGACCTTCGACGGCGGCCCGTTCAGCGACACCGTCGGGCTCGCCTACACCTGGGAGGGCGACGACCGGGTCAGCTGGGAGCTGGTCGAGCCCGGCACGGTCGTCACCGGCCTGCACGGCACCTACGCCCTCGCCGAGGAGGGCGGCGCCACCGAGGTGGTCTACGAGCTCGCCGTGGACGTCCGCATCCCGATGATCGGCATGGTGAAGCGCAAGGGCGAGAAGCGGATCATCGACTCCGCCCTCAAGGGCCTCAAGCGCCGCGTCGAGAGCTGACCCGGGCGCGCCGCCCCGCGCGGCGGGGCGGGGCGCCGGCGGCGGCGATACCGCGCGCGCCCGCGGCGGGGGATGATGGAGGCGACGGCGGGGCATGGGACCGTGCCAATGCGCGGTACCCGGGCCCCCGGAGGCGTCGATTCGCCCGCGGGCGGGTACGTCCGACCGGTCGGGAGTACCCGGCCCGGCGGAGCCCTGCCCGGCCCCGCCGGCACCGGGTACGCGGCAGTGGCTCCAGCCGGGGCGCGCGAGGAGGAGGAACCGTTACATGGCCCTGACCATCGGCGTGGATGTGGGCGGCACCAAGGTGGCCGCGGGGGTCGTCGACGACCGGGGGACGATCCTGGAGAAGGTCCGCCGGCCGACTCCCTCGACGAACCCCAAGGAGACCGCCGAGACCATCGCCGAGGTCGTCGACCTGCTGAAGGGCAAGTACGACGAGGTGTCGGCGGTCGGGCTCGGCACGGCGGGCTTCGTCGACGAGGCCCGCGCCACCGTGCTGTTCGCGCCGAACCTCGCCTGGCGGGACGAGCCGATCAAGGAGAAGGTCGAGAGCCTGGTCGGCCTGCCCGTCGTTGTGGAGAACGACGGCAACGCGACCGCGTGGGGCGAGGCCCGGTTCGGCGCCGGGCGCGGTGAGGACATCCTCGTGCTCGTGGCGCTCGGCACCGGCATCGGCGGCGGCATCATCGTCAACGGCGAGCTGTACCGGGGCCGGTTCGGCATCGGCGCCGAGATGGGGCACTTCCGGGTCGTCCCGGACGGGCGCCGCTGCGGCTGCGGCAACCGCGGCTGCTGGGAGCAGTACGCCAGCGGCAACGCGCTCGTGCACGAGGCCCGCGACCTGGCCCGGGTGGCGCCCGCGATGGCGGGGCGGCTGCTGGAGCTCGGCGGCGGGCGGCCGGAGGGCATCAGCGGCCCCGAGGTGTCGCAGGCGGCCCGCGAGGGCGACAAGGCCGCGCTGGAGTGCTTCCGCACCATCGCGCACTGGGCGGGCCAGGGCCTCGCCGACCTGTCCGCCATCCTGGACCCGGGCGCGTTCATCATCGGCGGCGGCCTGTCGGACGCCGGGGACCTCCTCCTCGACCCGATCCGCGCCGCGTTCGAGGACGCGCTGACCGGACGCGGCCACCGCCCGCTGCCCGACATCCGGATCGCCGAGCTCGGGTCGGCGGCGGGCATCGTCGGCGCCGCGGACCTCGCCCGCGTCCGGCCCGTGCAGGACGCGGCCGTCCGGGACGCGGCCGTCTAGGCGTGGCCGCCGTCCGCCTGCTGACCTACAACGTCCGGTCGCTGCGCGACGACGCGGCGGCCGTGGCCCGCGTCGTGCGCGGCGCGGGCCCGGACGTGCTGTGCCTGCAGGAGGTGCCGCGGTTCCGGGCGTGGCGGGTGCGGCGGCGCCTGCTGGCGCGGGCGTGCGGCCTGCGGATCGCGGCGGGGCGGCGGGCCTGCGGGCTCGCCGTTTTTACCGCCCCGCACGTCCGCCGGGTCGCGCGCGAGTTCCATCTGCTCACCCCCGACCGGGGCCTGCACCGGCGCGCGCTGGCGATCGCCGTGCTGGAGGCGGGCGGCGCCCGCCTGATCGCCGCGAGCACCCATCTGGACCTGGAGCCCGGCCCGCGCGAGCGCCACGTCCACGAGATCCTCGCCCATCTCGACCGGGCCCGCGCCCGCCACGGCGCGCCCGCGGTGCTCGCGGGCGACTTCAACGAGGAACCGGGCGGCGACGCCTGGGGCCTGCTCGCCGCGCGGTTCCGGGACGGCTACGCGGCCGCCCCCACCGGCGGGGAGCTCACCTTCTCCGCCCGGAACCCGAACCGGCGCATCGACGCCGTCTTCGCCGACTCCGCGATCGGGATCGAGGCGTGCGGCGTCCCCGAGGACGAGGCCCTCGCCCGCGACTACCCGATCGCCACCGACCACCGGCCCGTCATGGCCGACCTGCGGCTGGGCTAGACGATGGCCCCGTCGTCGGGGTCGCGGGGCTCGTCGCCCATCCGCAGGACGAGCGTGACGAAGCCGCCGATGAACGCGGCGACGGCGAGGAAGGCGGCCCAGCCGGGCACCTCCCAGTCGAGGATGACGGTGACGAGCAGGTAGACGGGCCCGCCGATCAGCGCGATCCAGGCGCCCTTGGTGAGCGGGTCGGCGGCCGGCAGCGGCGGCGGGGGCGGCGGGACGTAGTGCTCCTCCTCGCCGCCGTCGGCGGGGAACTCCGGCGGCTCCGGCGGCTTGATCACGCGGGCGCGGGGGAGCCGGCCGGAGCGGTCGTCGCCCTCCCGCGGCGGGTCGGCGGCGGGCTCGCGGACGTCCTCGCGGATGTCCTCCTGGTCCGGCCAGGGGACGTCGTCGCCCTCCGGGCCGGTGTCGAACCCGGCGACGATCTCGGCCCAGATGGCGTCCTCGTCGCGCTCGGCGACGCCGCCCCCGTCCGTGCTGGCGGCGCCCTCGGCGGGGTCGGCGAGACCGGTCTCGGCGCGCTCGGCCTTCTCGGCGCGCTCGCCCTGGTCGCCGCGCTCGGCGGGCTCGGCGGCCTCCGCGCGGTCGGCGTCGGAGCCGCGGGCGGACGCCTCGCGGAGCCGCGCCAGGTGGACGCGCAGGATGCCCTCGGCGGCGGGCTTCATGTCGACGTCCACGTACAGCCGGTCGAGGACGTCGCCCGCGACCGGCTCGGCGGCCGGGTCGGCGAGTTCGGGCAGCCCGGCCGGCGAGGTCGCGTAGGCGGCCACCCCGGCCTCGCCGAGCGCCGCCAGCATCGCGTCGGCCAGATGCGGGGCGAGATCGACCAGCGGGGCGTAGGTGTCGGCCGACAGGCCGTTGCCACGGCGATTCACGGGGCCGGCTCCTTCGACGACTCCGGCGTGACCGTCGGCACCGGCATGGCGGCCTCCGCTCCCCCATCGACACTGCGGTGCCCGGCCGTGCCCGCGGCCCGCCGCGGCACTCCCGGACACCCCGAAACGTGTGTCCCACGGTATTCGCTGCGCCGCGCGGGACAAGCCCCCGGGCGCGCCCGATTGAGATTCACCGTTCAGAGCCTACGTTCCCGGCGGGCCCCGCCGCCGCGCGACCGCGTCCCGTTGAGGGGTACCGGTCGGTAGATCGGTGGGACGGGGAGTGGGAGGATGTCCCATCGTCTCCGCTCGGCCAGGGACCGGTCGTGCTCACCCCTGAGGGCACGGTTCCGAGGAAGGTGCCCGCATGCTGTGGTTCTGGATCCTGCTCAGGATCGTCCTGTCGCCGATCCTGTACCTCGGGTGGTGGCCGCGGAACAAGGGCATGCGCAACGTCCCGAAGCGCGGCCCCGCGCTGATGGTGAGCAACCACCTGTCGTTCGCCGACCACTTCTTCGGCCCGCTGCCGCTGATGCGCCCGATCTTCTTCATTGGCAAGGGCGAGTACTTCACCGGCAAGGGGATCAAAGGGCTGATCAGCAAGGGCTTCTTCACCGGCGTCGGCGTCGTGCCGGTCGACCGCACCGGCGGGGACGCGGCGGAGGCGGCGCTGCAGACCGGCCTGCGGATCCTCGGCGAGGGCAAGCTGCTCGGCATCTACCCGGAGGGCACCCGGGCCCCCGACGACCGGCTGTACCGCGGCAAGACGGGGGTGGCGCGGCTGGCGCTGAAGTCGCGCGTCCCGGTGATCCCGATGGCGATGATCAACACCTTCGACCTGATGCCGCCCGGCAAGCCGCTGCCGCGGCTCGGCGTCCGGCCCGGCGTCCGGTTCGGGGAGCCGATGGACTTCTCCCGCTACTACGGCCGGGAGGACGACCACCGGGTGCTGCGGGAGATCACCGACGAGATCATGCGGGCCATCCGGGAGCTGTCCGGGCAGGAGTACGTCGACCGGTACGCCGCCGAGGTGAAGGCCGAGCTGGCGGGCAGGCCGGTGCGGTCCGCCGAGGAGGACGACGGCGGGCTCAGCGACCGCGGGTAGCGGGCCGTGATGGGCCTGGAGGTCGCGCTGTGGCGGGCCGTCGCCGTCTACCGGGGGCTGGCGCTGGTCTACGCCGCGATCGTGATCGCCATGAACTTCGACGGCTACGCGCACCCCGCCGCCGGGTGGGCCGTCCTCGCGGTCATGGCGGCGTGGACCGCCTACGCGGTCGCCGCGTTCGGCGACCCGCGCCGCCGCGGATGGCCGCTCCTGGCCGCCGACCTCGCCGTCGCGGCGGCGAGCATCCTCGCGACGGCGTGGGTGGAGACCGCCGCGAACATCGCCGCCGGGCGCCCCACCCTGCCGGTGTCGTGGGTGGCGGCGGCGGTGCTGGCGTGGGCGGTGGCGGGCGGGCGGCGGCTCGGCCTCACCGCGGCGCTCGTGCTGGCCGCCGCGAACCTCCTGGTCCACGCGATCGCCGGGACGGGCGGCGGCATCGGCGGCACCACGTTCAACGGCATCGTGCTGCTGGTGCTCGCCGGTCTCGTCGTGGGGCACGTCGTCCGGCTGGCGCGGGAGGCCGAGGCGCGGCTGGCCCGGGCGGTCGAGCTGGAGTCGGCCAACCGCGAGCGCGAGCGCCTGGCCCGCCGCATCCACGACTCGGTGCTGCAGGTCCTCGCCATGGTCCAGCGGCGCGGCGGCGAGCTCGGCGGCGAGGCGGCCGAGCTGGGCCGGCTCGCCGGGGAGCAGGAGGCCGCGCTGCGCGCCCTCATCGGCACAGCCCCGGCCGCCCCCGCGCGGGCCGACACCGCCGACACCGCCGACACCGCCGACGCCGACCTGCGCCCGCTGCTGACCGCGCACGCGTCCACGTCCGTCACGGTCTCGACGCCGGCGACCGCGGTGCCGCTGCCCGCGCACGCCGCCCGCGAGGTCGCGGCGGCCGTGGCGGCGGCGCTGGACAACGTCCGGCGGCACTGCGGCGACGGCGCCCGCGCGTGGGTGCTGCTGGAGGACGGCGCCGACGGGGTCGCCGTGAGCGTCCGCGACGACGGCCCCGGCATGCCCCCGGGCCGGCTGGCCGAGGCGGCGGCGGACGGGCGGCTCGGCGTCGCCCAGTCCATCCGGGGCCGCGTCGCCGACCTCGGCGGCACGGTCGCGATCGCCGCCGCGCCGGGCGAGGGCACCGAGATCGAGATGACCGTGCCCCGCCGCCCGGTTCGTCCGGCTTAGGGTGTGCACGTGAGCCTGCGAGTCATGGTCGTGGACGACCACCCGATGTGGCGCGAGGCCGTCGCCCGCGACCTCGCCGAAGCCGGGCACGACGTGGTCGCCACCGCCGGGGAGGGCCGCGCCGCGGTCCGCATCGCCGCCGCCGCGCGCCCCGAGGTCGCGGTCGTCGACCTCCAGCTGCCCGACCTGAGCGGCGTCGAGGTCACCCGCCACCTCGCCGCCGCCGACCCGCCCGTCCGGGTGCTGGTGCTGTCGGCGAGCGGGGAGCAGCAGGACGTCCTGGAGGCGGTGAAGGCGGGCGCGACCGGCTACCTGCTGAAGTCCGCCGCCCGCGAGGAGTTCCTGGACGCCGTCCGCCGGACCGGAGAGGGCGACGCGGTCTTCACCCCCGGCCTCGCCGGGCTCGTCCTCGGCGAGTACCGCCGCCTGGCCGCCGCGCCCGCCCGCGCCGAAGACGACGACGCCCCGCGCCTCACCGACCGCGAGACCGAGGTGCTGCGGCTCGTCGCGAAGGGCCTGACCTACAAGCAGATCGCGCAGCGCCTCGTCCTGTCCCACCGCACGGTGCAGAACCACGTGCAGAACACCCTCGGCAAGCTCCAGCTCCACAACCGCGTCGAACTCGTCCGCTACGCCATCGAGAAGGGCCTCGACCAGGAGGACTAGCGGCACCCGGATCCAGGCCCGAACCACGGCCGGAGCGCCCGCGTCTCACGACGTGAACGTGCCGCCGGACGGGAGCGTGCCATGGTCGACGACATCTCGGG
It encodes:
- a CDS encoding long-chain fatty acid--CoA ligase; this encodes MREFSVPAMVEVPDSANLTDAPFTRAAEQPGTIVARRKSGSGAGDAWSAVTAAEFAAEAAAAAKGLAAAGVEPGDRVCLLSRTRYEWTVLDYAVWTAGAVSVPIYETSSAEQIEWIVGDSGAKAVFAETAEHAGRVAEVRDRLPGLAHVWTIDAGGVDEVVRLGADVGDDVIEERRRSRTAADVATLVYTSGTTGRPKGCELTHGNLVSTARNAVQGAISEVAVEGSSTLLFLPLAHVFARLIQVATIEGGIVLGHSDVPSLLPDLASFRPTFLLAVPRVFEKVYNGAEQKAAADGKGKVFKAAAETAIAYSRALDAGRPGLALKAKHKLFDVLVYGKLRAAVGGRVQYAVSGGAALGERLGHFFRGVGITILEGYGLTETTAPASVNRPTAIKIGTVGRPIPGVDVRIAEDGEVLVRGINVLRGYWNNEAATKEALEDGWFHTGDLGSLDGDGFLRITGRKKEILVTAAGKNVAPAPLEDRLRAHPLISQCLVVGDGRKFISALITLDEEALGPWQERLGKPAGMAIDDLRRDPDLIAEIEGAVAEANKSVSHAEAIKKYVILGVDFTEEAGHMTPSLKVKRNVVMKDFADEIDALYAS
- a CDS encoding copper homeostasis protein CutC, which gives rise to MSLLEVIALTVDDARAAEEGGADRLEVVADMAADGLTPDPDLVAAMRAATALPMRVMLRANAGFRTTGAELDRLRRATADLAAAGADGFVLGFLDSAGLVDAAATGKLAAVAAPLPWTFHRALDHAADPAQAWRAVRHLGGGLDTVLTAGSPRGVDAGVDVLVRRAAEDPDAAGMIMAGGGLRRKHVAVLAAAGVTAFHVGTAVRPDGAWDLPVDPALVREWRSLVSAATG
- a CDS encoding metallophosphoesterase produces the protein MRIHVVSDVHGRADALASAADGADALLCLGDLILFIDYQDHAQGIFADLFGRENADRFIALRTEKRFDDARAFSRGLWASLEGDAWPHIERAVDRQYAQLFAAMPAPAYLTYGNVDVPRMWAAHLRDGHHVLDGETTEIGGLRFGFVGGGLRTEYRTPYELDEETFAAKVAALGEVDVLCSHIPPAVPELLYDTVARRFERGSEAILELIRRTQPRYALFGHVHQPLARRIRVGRTECLNVGHFRARGVPYVLTV
- a CDS encoding SRPBCC family protein translates to MADRTRSSITVKAGKAEIMAVIADLEAYPRWASGIREFTVQETGEDGRALRGRLTFDGGPFSDTVGLAYTWEGDDRVSWELVEPGTVVTGLHGTYALAEEGGATEVVYELAVDVRIPMIGMVKRKGEKRIIDSALKGLKRRVES
- a CDS encoding ROK family glucokinase, translating into MALTIGVDVGGTKVAAGVVDDRGTILEKVRRPTPSTNPKETAETIAEVVDLLKGKYDEVSAVGLGTAGFVDEARATVLFAPNLAWRDEPIKEKVESLVGLPVVVENDGNATAWGEARFGAGRGEDILVLVALGTGIGGGIIVNGELYRGRFGIGAEMGHFRVVPDGRRCGCGNRGCWEQYASGNALVHEARDLARVAPAMAGRLLELGGGRPEGISGPEVSQAAREGDKAALECFRTIAHWAGQGLADLSAILDPGAFIIGGGLSDAGDLLLDPIRAAFEDALTGRGHRPLPDIRIAELGSAAGIVGAADLARVRPVQDAAVRDAAV
- a CDS encoding endonuclease/exonuclease/phosphatase family protein, coding for MAAVRLLTYNVRSLRDDAAAVARVVRGAGPDVLCLQEVPRFRAWRVRRRLLARACGLRIAAGRRACGLAVFTAPHVRRVAREFHLLTPDRGLHRRALAIAVLEAGGARLIAASTHLDLEPGPRERHVHEILAHLDRARARHGAPAVLAGDFNEEPGGDAWGLLAARFRDGYAAAPTGGELTFSARNPNRRIDAVFADSAIGIEACGVPEDEALARDYPIATDHRPVMADLRLG
- a CDS encoding 1-acyl-sn-glycerol-3-phosphate acyltransferase; the protein is MLWFWILLRIVLSPILYLGWWPRNKGMRNVPKRGPALMVSNHLSFADHFFGPLPLMRPIFFIGKGEYFTGKGIKGLISKGFFTGVGVVPVDRTGGDAAEAALQTGLRILGEGKLLGIYPEGTRAPDDRLYRGKTGVARLALKSRVPVIPMAMINTFDLMPPGKPLPRLGVRPGVRFGEPMDFSRYYGREDDHRVLREITDEIMRAIRELSGQEYVDRYAAEVKAELAGRPVRSAEEDDGGLSDRG
- a CDS encoding MacS family sensor histidine kinase, whose translation is MGLEVALWRAVAVYRGLALVYAAIVIAMNFDGYAHPAAGWAVLAVMAAWTAYAVAAFGDPRRRGWPLLAADLAVAAASILATAWVETAANIAAGRPTLPVSWVAAAVLAWAVAGGRRLGLTAALVLAAANLLVHAIAGTGGGIGGTTFNGIVLLVLAGLVVGHVVRLAREAEARLARAVELESANRERERLARRIHDSVLQVLAMVQRRGGELGGEAAELGRLAGEQEAALRALIGTAPAAPARADTADTADTADADLRPLLTAHASTSVTVSTPATAVPLPAHAAREVAAAVAAALDNVRRHCGDGARAWVLLEDGADGVAVSVRDDGPGMPPGRLAEAAADGRLGVAQSIRGRVADLGGTVAIAAAPGEGTEIEMTVPRRPVRPA
- a CDS encoding response regulator transcription factor; translated protein: MVVDDHPMWREAVARDLAEAGHDVVATAGEGRAAVRIAAAARPEVAVVDLQLPDLSGVEVTRHLAAADPPVRVLVLSASGEQQDVLEAVKAGATGYLLKSAAREEFLDAVRRTGEGDAVFTPGLAGLVLGEYRRLAAAPARAEDDDAPRLTDRETEVLRLVAKGLTYKQIAQRLVLSHRTVQNHVQNTLGKLQLHNRVELVRYAIEKGLDQED